One window of Hypanus sabinus isolate sHypSab1 chromosome 18, sHypSab1.hap1, whole genome shotgun sequence genomic DNA carries:
- the LOC132377466 gene encoding ribonuclease inhibitor-like has protein sequence MNPECKIQKLWLDYVGLTDSGAKDLASALSTNPSLAELNLNGNELGDSGVKLVSAALRNPECEMQELCLNSVGLTDFGTEDLASELSTNPSLTVLSLASNSLTDRSIPALRCLILTLSCLEWIRLAGNQFSETGKKELRSLKEPIPGLKVDL, from the exons atgaacccggagtgtaaaatacagaaactgtg GCTGGACTATGTCGGTCTTACAGATTCTGGTGCCAaagatctcgcctccgctctcagtacaaacccatcactggcGGAGCTGAACCTGAATggtaatgaactgggagattcaggagtgaaactggtgtctgcggctctgaggaacccagaGTGTGAAATGCaggaactgtg TCTGAAcagtgtcggtctcacagattttgGTACCGAGGATCTCGCTTCCGaactcagtacaaacccatcactgacggtgcTGAGCCTGGCATCAAACTCGCTCACAGACCGATCTATCCCCGCTCTCCGgtgcctcatactgaccctctcGTGTCTGGAGTGGAtccg CCTGGctgggaatcagttcagtgagaccgggaagAAGGAATTGAGATCTCTGAAGGAACCCATACCCGGACTGAAAGTGGATCTGTGA